A portion of the Lolium rigidum isolate FL_2022 chromosome 1, APGP_CSIRO_Lrig_0.1, whole genome shotgun sequence genome contains these proteins:
- the LOC124659277 gene encoding glucan endo-1,3-beta-glucosidase 8-like, whose product MAPLLRLLAGAAALLLAVSPASAGSSAVDVGVNWGSQMTHPLVPSSVVKMLKDNGIMKVKLFDADSWPVDALLDSGIEVMLGIPNDMLETMTSYGSAEDWVNENVTSYGDKLNLKYVAVGNEPFLKAYNGTFMKTTVPALKNIQKALDEAGVGDKVKATVPLNADVYVSPDDKPSSGQFRPDINDLMTDMVKFLHDHGSPFVVNIYPFLSLYQSDNFPFEFAFFDGGRSIQDNGGVSYSNVFDANYDTLVSALKKAGVPNLKVVVGEVGWPTDGNKNANGKLARRFYDGLMKKLAKNEGTHLRSGKMDVYLFGLFDEDMKSIAPGPFERHWGILTYDGKPKFPMDLSGQGNDKLLVGVSGVEYLPKQWCVFDDEAQDKSKLPGNIQYACASGDCTALGYGCSCNGLDENSNISYAFNMYFQMQDQDVRACDFDGLAKISDKNASTKGCLFPVQIISAGGRAAPALGCALLLASFVHIVAMSFVM is encoded by the exons ATGGCTCCGCTCCTGCGGCTGCTGGCCGGCGCGGCCGCGCTGCTGCTCGCCGTGTCGCCGGCGTCAGCTGGGAGCTCCGCCGTGGACGTCGGCGTGAACTGGGGCTCGCAGATGACGCACCCGCTGGTGCCCTCGTCGGTTGTGAAGATGCTGAAGGACAACGGGATCATGAAGGTGAAGCTGTTTGACGCGGACTCCTGGCCCGTCGACGCGCTCCtcgactccggcattgaggtcatGCTAGGCATCCCCAACGACATGCTGGAGACGATGACCAGCTACGGCAGTGCCGAGGATTGGGTCAATGAGAACGTCACCAGTTACGGCGACAAGCTCAACCTCAA GTATGTTGCTGTGGGGAACGAGCCGTTCCTCAAGGCTTACAACGGCACATTCATGAAAACCACCGTCCCGGCGCTCAAGAACATCCAGAAGGCGCTCGACGAGGCCGGCGTCGGCGACAAGGTGAAGGCAACGGTCCCTCTGAACGCGGACGTGTACGTCTCCCCGGACGACAAGCCGTCCTCCGGCCAGTTCCGGCCCGATATCAACGACCTCATGACCGACATGGTCAAGTTCCTGCACGACCACGGGTCGCCCTTCGTCGTCAACATCTACCCCTTCCTCAGCCTGTACCAGAGCGACAACTTCCCCTTCGAGTTCGCCTTCTTCGACGGCGGCCGCAGCATCCAGGACAACGGCGGGGTCAGCTACTCCAACGTGTTCGACGCCAACTACGACACGCTCGTGAGCGCGCTGAAGAAGGCCGGTGTCCCCAACCTGAAGGTCGTCGTCGGCGAGGTGGGCTGGCCAACCGACGGCAACAAGAACGCCAACGGGAAACTCGCCAGGCGGTTCTACGACGGCCTCATGAAGAAGCTGGCGAAGAACGAAGGTACCCACCTCCGGTCGGGCAAGATGGACGTCTACCTGTTCGGGCTGTTCGACGAGGACATGAAGAGCATCGCGCCGGGGCCCTTCGAGCGGCACTGGGGGATCCTGACCTACGACGGCAAGCCCAAGTTCCCCATGGACCTCTCCGGGCAGGGGAACGACAAGCTGCTGGTGGGCGTGTCCGGCGTGGAGTACCTGCCCAAGCAGTGGTGCGTGTTCGACGACGAGGCCCAGGACAAGTCGAAGCTGCCGGGGAACATCCAGTATGCGTGCGCCAGCGGCGACTGCACGGCTCTCGGCTACGGGTGCTCCTGCAACGGGCTCGACGAGAACAGCAACATCTCCTACGCCTTCAACATGTACTTCCAGATGCAGGACCAGGACGTGCGCGCCTGCGACTTCGACGGCCTCGCCAAGATCAGCGACAAGAACGCCTCCACCAAGGGCTGCCTGTTCCCGGTCCAGATCATCAGCGCCGGCGGGAGAGCGGCGCCGGCGCTGGGGTGCGCACTGTTGCTAGCCTCGTTTGTGCATATTGTCGCGATGAGTTTTGTCATGTAG
- the LOC124683771 gene encoding syntaxin-125-like — MNDLFSTSSFKKYADAPQTAGGDMEAGGETVANLDKFFQDVEAVKEDIQGFEALYKRLQATNEETKTAHEARAVKALRSRMDGDVEKVLKRAKAVKTKLEALDRDNANSRKVPGCGPGSSTDRTRSSVVSGLGKKLKETMDEFQGLRTRMAAEYKETVARRYHMVTGEHAEDSTIESLISSGESESFMQKAIQDQGRGQVMDTISEIQERHDAVKDIERSLMDLHQVFLDMAALVEAQGAQINDIESHVAHASSFVRRGTVELEQAHEIQKDTRKWMCFAVLGGIALVVVLITPVLINLHILTLR; from the exons ATGAACGACCTGTTCTCCACGAGTTCGTTCAAGAAGTATGCCGACGCGCCGCAGACGGCGGGGGGCGACATGGAGGCTGGCGGCGAGACCGTggccaacctcgacaagttcttccAGGACGTGGAGGCCGTGAAGGAGGACATCCAAGGCTTCGAGGCCCTGTACAAGCGTCTACAGGCCACCAACGAGGAGACCAAGACGGCGCACGAAGCCCGCGCTGTCAAGGCCCTCCGCTCCCGCATGGACGGCGACGTCGAGAAGGTTCTCAAGCGCGCCAAGGCCGTCAAGACCAAGCTCGAGGCCCTCGACCGCGACAACGCCAACTCCCGCAAGGTGCCAGGCTGCGGCCCCGGGTCGTCCACCGATCGGACCCGCTCCTCTGTCGTCTCCGGCCTCGGCAAGAAGCTCAAGGAGACCATGGACGAATTCCAG GGGCTGAGGACGAGGATGGCAGCGGAGTACAAGGAGACTGTGGCGCGGCGGTACCACATGGTGACCGGGGAGCACGCGGAGGACAGCACCATCGAGTCGCTCATCTCGTCTGGGGAGAGCGAGTCCTTCATGCAGAAGGCCATCCAGGACCAGGGCCGCGGCCAGGTGATGGACACCATCTCAGAGATCCAGGAGCGGCACGACGCCGTCAAGGACATCGAGCGCAGCCTCATGGACCTGCACCAGGTCTTCCTCGACATGGCCGCCCTCGTCGAGGCGCAGGGCGCGCAGATCAACGACATCGAGAGCCACGTCGCGCACGCCAGCTCCTTCGTCCGCAGGGGCACTGTCGAGCTCGAGCAGGCGCACGAGATCCAGAAGGACACCCGTAAGTGGATGTGCTTCGCCGTCCTCGGCGGcatcgccctcgtcgtcgtcctcatcacgcCCGTCCTCATCAACCTACACATCCTCACGCTCAGATGA